One Antennarius striatus isolate MH-2024 chromosome 17, ASM4005453v1, whole genome shotgun sequence genomic window carries:
- the si:ch211-15d5.11 gene encoding nuclear receptor coactivator 7 isoform X3, producing the protein MSRPGWVQSFRRVFLSLHSSLSVPGRLSLRAEHCRSRQSALIFRTNPLWAGLSTTFLTSETPNCGSTTYKDLPGNKVFNNSSQLNNIVASSEYETKSHHHISYSYLNLPSLSSTLIPKEQLAVREGKNNSNDQGFQPELDTGSGPKQKEEVEADPDALETLTAQHQSPSPEAEYDKLLDVEAVPMPDGQLCLLALPAECCQGEGPGAVQYLKLFCRYITDCKGVVSGILLVTSNKIFFDPCKTHPLVKEHGCEEYLLSCSVDSLASVSFFSDVSHVHFNTPQQRKKGKKFSQKLRRAKRGASSFPNQKGGSVPELESVTPSELSRLALSLSKEGSGEEEEAVSRDMAETEKELDNSPLVMLSEGSVGALGEAVMNSAATFCCGGQEAASTQLQANEKEMSSMKTPQRSPAGLMFVRLRFLPSAGKKKVVGLQLGSTKPSPRKDAWLALSQDSSDELYTYLTHCRPDLRIVEEGEEDGEADHDKEEFVLIKDKEEEEDDEMSHKHRGSGDDWEMVLMEGSGDKPTLVVDRDPEGLNSIVASSTILEASHIRELCKELPPRTVGHAWQLAYSTLRHGASLKSLYRKLRATDSPVLIAIKDALDETFGAFLSHPLRPSETFYGTGETFLFMLHPRFKCFRWTGENSFFIKGDLDSFAIGGGSGHFGLWVDGNLYLGRSSPCYTFNNCCLSETDDFRVMELEVWTFS; encoded by the exons gACCTTCCTGGGAACAAAGTGTTCAACAACTCTTCTCAGCTCAACAACATCGTTGCATCCTCAGAATATGAGACTAAAAGCCATCACCATATCTCTTACTCCTATTTGAACTTACCCTCTTTGTCCTCTACCCTCATTCCCAAAGAG CAGCTGGCTGTCCGGGAAGGGAAAAACAATTCCAATGATCAAGGATTTCAGCCAGAACTAGATACAGGTTCTGGTCCTAAACAGAAAGAAGAGGTGGAGGCAGATCCGGACGCTTTGGAAACACTCACTGCTCAACATCAGTCGCCCTCACCAGAGGCAGAATATGACAAACTGCTG GATGTGGAGGCGGTGCCAATGCCTGATGGACAGCTCTGCTTATTGGCTCTGCCCGCAGAGTGTTGTCAGGGGGAGGGGCCAGGGGCTGTGCAGTACCTGAAACTGTTTTGCCGCTACATTACTGACTGTAAG GGCGTGGTTTCAGGCATCCTGTTGGTGACCTCTAATAAGATCTTCTTTGACCCTTGTAAGACACATCCTCTGGTTAAGGAACACGGATGTGAGGAATACCTCTTGTCCTGCTCCGTTGACAGTTTAGCATCTGTCTCCTTCTTCTCTGACGTCTCACATGTTCACTTCAACACACCCCAGCAGAG aaaaaaaggaaagaaattttcCCAGAAATTGAGAAGAGCCAAAAGGGGAGCAAGCTCCTTCCCAAACCAAAAGGGGGGGTCAGTGCCTGAGCTGGAATCCGTGACTCCATCGGAGCTGTCCCGTCTGGCTCTCAGCCTGTCCAAAGAGGGttcaggggaggaagaggaggcagtgaGCAGAGACATGGCGGAGACTGAGAAAGAGCTTGATAACAGCCCGTTAGTGATGCTGTCGGAAGGGTCCGTAGGAGCTCTGGGTGAGGCCGTCATGAACAGTGCTGCCACTTTCTGCTGTGGAGGTCAAGAGGCAGCGAGTACACAACTGCAAgctaatgaaaaagaaatgtcctCTATGAAGA cacCTCAGAGGTCACCAGCAGGTCTGATGTTTGTTCGTCTTCGGTTTCTGCCGTctgcaggaaagaaaaaggttGTGGGGCTTCAACTGGGCTCCACCAAGCCTTCACCCAGAAAGGATGCCTGGCTTGCCCTTTCACAAGACAG CTCCGATGAGCTCTACACCTACCTTACTCACTGTCGACCAGACCTACGTATAGttgaggaaggggaggaggacgGAGAGGCGGACCATGACAAAGAGGAGTTTGTGCTCATTAaggacaaagaggaagaggaggatgacgaGATGTCCCATAAACATCGAGGCTCAGGGGATGACTGGGAG ATGGTGTTGATGGAAGGGAGCGGGGACAAGCCGACCCTGGTCGTCGACAGGGATCCTGAAGGACTCAACAGTATTGTAGCGAGCAGCACCATTTTAGAAGCTTCACATATCAGAGAG CTGTGCAAGGAACTTCCTCCCAGGACGGTCGGCCACGCCTGGCAGCTGGCTTACAGTACGTTGCGTCATGGCGCCAGCCTCAAGTCCCTCTACAGAAAACTCCGTGCTACAGACTCCCCCGTCCTTATTGCAATCAAGGATGCACTTGATGAG ACATTCGGGGCCTTCCTATCTCACCCTCTGAGGCCCAGCGAGACATTCTATGGCACAGGAGAAACCTTCCTCTTCATGTTGCATCCTCGCTTTAAG TGCTTCAGGTGGACAGGAGAGAACTCCTTTTTTATTAAAGGAGACTTGGATTCCTTTGCTATTGGAGGAGGCAG TGGACACTTCGGTCTGTGGGTAGATGGGAATTTGTACCTGGGTCGCAGCAGCCCCTGCTACACCTTCAACAACTGCTGCCTCTCAGAAACCGATGACTTCCGAGTCATGGAGCTGGAGGTGTGGACTTTCAGCTGA
- the si:ch211-15d5.11 gene encoding nuclear receptor coactivator 7 isoform X4: MEQALRLDLPGNKVFNNSSQLNNIVASSEYETKSHHHISYSYLNLPSLSSTLIPKEQLAVREGKNNSNDQGFQPELDTGSGPKQKEEVEADPDALETLTAQHQSPSPEAEYDKLLDVEAVPMPDGQLCLLALPAECCQGEGPGAVQYLKLFCRYITDCKGVVSGILLVTSNKIFFDPCKTHPLVKEHGCEEYLLSCSVDSLASVSFFSDVSHVHFNTPQQRKKGKKFSQKLRRAKRGASSFPNQKGGSVPELESVTPSELSRLALSLSKEGSGEEEEAVSRDMAETEKELDNSPLVMLSEGSVGALGEAVMNSAATFCCGGQEAASTQLQANEKEMSSMKTPQRSPAGLMFVRLRFLPSAGKKKVVGLQLGSTKPSPRKDAWLALSQDSSDELYTYLTHCRPDLRIVEEGEEDGEADHDKEEFVLIKDKEEEEDDEMSHKHRGSGDDWEMVLMEGSGDKPTLVVDRDPEGLNSIVASSTILEASHIRELCKELPPRTVGHAWQLAYSTLRHGASLKSLYRKLRATDSPVLIAIKDALDETFGAFLSHPLRPSETFYGTGETFLFMLHPRFKCFRWTGENSFFIKGDLDSFAIGGGSGHFGLWVDGNLYLGRSSPCYTFNNCCLSETDDFRVMELEVWTFS; encoded by the exons gACCTTCCTGGGAACAAAGTGTTCAACAACTCTTCTCAGCTCAACAACATCGTTGCATCCTCAGAATATGAGACTAAAAGCCATCACCATATCTCTTACTCCTATTTGAACTTACCCTCTTTGTCCTCTACCCTCATTCCCAAAGAG CAGCTGGCTGTCCGGGAAGGGAAAAACAATTCCAATGATCAAGGATTTCAGCCAGAACTAGATACAGGTTCTGGTCCTAAACAGAAAGAAGAGGTGGAGGCAGATCCGGACGCTTTGGAAACACTCACTGCTCAACATCAGTCGCCCTCACCAGAGGCAGAATATGACAAACTGCTG GATGTGGAGGCGGTGCCAATGCCTGATGGACAGCTCTGCTTATTGGCTCTGCCCGCAGAGTGTTGTCAGGGGGAGGGGCCAGGGGCTGTGCAGTACCTGAAACTGTTTTGCCGCTACATTACTGACTGTAAG GGCGTGGTTTCAGGCATCCTGTTGGTGACCTCTAATAAGATCTTCTTTGACCCTTGTAAGACACATCCTCTGGTTAAGGAACACGGATGTGAGGAATACCTCTTGTCCTGCTCCGTTGACAGTTTAGCATCTGTCTCCTTCTTCTCTGACGTCTCACATGTTCACTTCAACACACCCCAGCAGAG aaaaaaaggaaagaaattttcCCAGAAATTGAGAAGAGCCAAAAGGGGAGCAAGCTCCTTCCCAAACCAAAAGGGGGGGTCAGTGCCTGAGCTGGAATCCGTGACTCCATCGGAGCTGTCCCGTCTGGCTCTCAGCCTGTCCAAAGAGGGttcaggggaggaagaggaggcagtgaGCAGAGACATGGCGGAGACTGAGAAAGAGCTTGATAACAGCCCGTTAGTGATGCTGTCGGAAGGGTCCGTAGGAGCTCTGGGTGAGGCCGTCATGAACAGTGCTGCCACTTTCTGCTGTGGAGGTCAAGAGGCAGCGAGTACACAACTGCAAgctaatgaaaaagaaatgtcctCTATGAAGA cacCTCAGAGGTCACCAGCAGGTCTGATGTTTGTTCGTCTTCGGTTTCTGCCGTctgcaggaaagaaaaaggttGTGGGGCTTCAACTGGGCTCCACCAAGCCTTCACCCAGAAAGGATGCCTGGCTTGCCCTTTCACAAGACAG CTCCGATGAGCTCTACACCTACCTTACTCACTGTCGACCAGACCTACGTATAGttgaggaaggggaggaggacgGAGAGGCGGACCATGACAAAGAGGAGTTTGTGCTCATTAaggacaaagaggaagaggaggatgacgaGATGTCCCATAAACATCGAGGCTCAGGGGATGACTGGGAG ATGGTGTTGATGGAAGGGAGCGGGGACAAGCCGACCCTGGTCGTCGACAGGGATCCTGAAGGACTCAACAGTATTGTAGCGAGCAGCACCATTTTAGAAGCTTCACATATCAGAGAG CTGTGCAAGGAACTTCCTCCCAGGACGGTCGGCCACGCCTGGCAGCTGGCTTACAGTACGTTGCGTCATGGCGCCAGCCTCAAGTCCCTCTACAGAAAACTCCGTGCTACAGACTCCCCCGTCCTTATTGCAATCAAGGATGCACTTGATGAG ACATTCGGGGCCTTCCTATCTCACCCTCTGAGGCCCAGCGAGACATTCTATGGCACAGGAGAAACCTTCCTCTTCATGTTGCATCCTCGCTTTAAG TGCTTCAGGTGGACAGGAGAGAACTCCTTTTTTATTAAAGGAGACTTGGATTCCTTTGCTATTGGAGGAGGCAG TGGACACTTCGGTCTGTGGGTAGATGGGAATTTGTACCTGGGTCGCAGCAGCCCCTGCTACACCTTCAACAACTGCTGCCTCTCAGAAACCGATGACTTCCGAGTCATGGAGCTGGAGGTGTGGACTTTCAGCTGA
- the selenon gene encoding selenoprotein N, with product MAADVDKTTTEDGSSISPRNGHHSLVRTSWVSKGLWTALLVGVVPFLSFGFKYYQDAQLLKRQEESVQTLGAEGLFLFSSLDTNHDLYLSPEEFRPILEKLTGITPPVDFEEEVAHDPNGETLTLEAKMQPLVLDSMTKSKDGFLGVSHGSLSGLRSWKTPAVPSASFSASQFRVFLPPKNKVEVGDTWWVIPSELNIFTGYLPNNRYHPPTPKGKEVLIHSLLSMFHPRPFIKSRFAPQGAVACICASNDYYYDIVFRIHAEFQLNDVPDFPFWFTPGQFTGSIVLSKDASHVRHFHLYVPNDRSLNVDMEWLYGASESSNMEVDIGYLPQLELQSTGPSTPSIIMDEEGNIIDSRDSSAEPIQFVFEDIHWTTEISRQEAARRLDVTLYPFKKVSYLPFSEAFERAEAENKLVHSILLWGALDDQSCUGSGRTLRETVLESSPVLALLNQSFISSWSLVRELEVMQADDLNSVLSEKARLHLEKYNFPVEMMVALPNGTIVHHINANFFLDQTAMKPEEDGATFSFSGGFEDPSTSTYIGFLKEGLEKSKEYLTH from the exons ATGGCCGCAGACGTGGATAAAACGACCACCGAGGATGGGAGCAGCATTTCACCGCGCAATGGTCACCACAGTCTGGTCAGAACGTCCTGGGTCTCCAAGGGGCTGTGGACTGCGCTTCTAGTCGGTGTCGTCCCCTTTCTCTCTTTTGGGTTCAAGTATTACCAAGATGCTCAGCTACTCAAACGCCAA GAGGAGAGTGTTCAAACCCTGGGCGCCGAGGggcttttcctcttttcctctttagACACCAACCATGACCTTTATCTCAGCCCTGAGGAGTTCAGACCAATTCTTGAGAAACTCACAG GAATTACTCCTCCAGTAGATTTTGAAGAAGAAGTGGCCCATGACCCCAATGGAGAGACTCTAACCTTGGAGGCCAAAATGCAGCCTCTGGTGTTGGACTCCATGACAAAAAGCAAGGATGGTTTCCTTGGA GTGTCTCACGGATCTTTGAGTGGCCTACGCTCCTGGAAGACCCCAGCAGTGCCTTCTGCATCCTTCTCTGCCAGCCAGTTCAGAGTCTTCTTGCCCCCAAAGAACAAGGTTGAGGTGGGAGACACATGGTGGGTGATTCCTAGCGAGCTCAACATCTTCACTGGTTACCTGCCCAACAATCGTTACCACCCTCCCACTCCAAAGGGGAAAGAG GTTCTCATTCACTCCTTGTTAAGCATGTTCCACCCTCGGCCCTTCATCAAGTCGCGTTTTGCTCCCCAAGGAGCGGTCGCCTGCATTTGTGCCAGCAATGACTATTATTATGACATTGTGTTCAG GATTCATGCTGAATTCCAACTCAATGATGTTCCTGACTTTCCCTTCTGGTTTACCCCCGGGCAGTTTACTGGCAGCATTGTCCTGTCTAAAGATGCTTCTCACGTACGCCACTTTCACCTCTACGTCCCAAATGACAG GTCTCTGAATGTGGACATGGAGTGGTTGTATGGAGCCAGTGAGAGCAGCAACATGGAGGTGGACATCGGATACCTGCCCCAG TTGGAGTTGCAGTCCACCGGCCCTTCCACTCCTTCCATCATCATGGATGAGGAGGGCAACATCATTGACAGTCGAGACAGCAGCGCTGAGCCCATCCAGTTTGTGTTTGAGGACATCCACTGGACCACAGAGATCAGTCGGCAGGAAGCTGCTCGACGCCTGGATGTCACCCTCTACCCGTTCAAGAAG GTGTCCTACCTGCCTTTTTCAGAGGCCTTTGAGCGAGCTGAAGCAGAGAATAAACTGGTGCATTCCATTCTGCTTTGGGGAGCATTGGACGACCAGTCCTGCTGAG GTTCCGGGCGAACTCTCCGGGAGACAGTCCTGGAAAGTTCGCCCGTCTTAGCTCTGCTCAACCAGAGCTTCATAAGCAGCTGGTCTCTGGTCAGAGAGCTGGAGGTCATGCAG gcTGATGATCTCAACAGTGTGTTGAGTGAAAAGGCTCGATTACATTTGGAGAAGTACAACTTCCCTGTTGAGATGATGGTGGCGCTGCCCAATGGAACTATT gTCCATCACATCAATGCCAACTTCTTTTTGGACCAAACTGCCATGAAACCAGAGGAGGATGGAGCAACTTTCAGCTTTTCTGGTGGGTTTGAAGACCCTTCCACATCTACGTATATCGGCTTCCTGAAGGAAGGCTTAGAGAAATCCAAGGAGTACTTAACACACTAA
- the znf593 gene encoding zinc finger protein 593 isoform X2, with protein MGKCKTPGKPKSGKKIAKTLKTKRKTKDLDQIHSDMKPETAAKLLNQEVDYDVTGCAQHYCLHCARYFIDMKALKEHFKSKVHKKRLKQLREEPYTQAEAERAAGMGSYIPPKVVEVKTQPVEEDMV; from the exons ATGGGAAAGTGCAAAACGCCAGGAAAACCGAAGAGTGGCAAGAAAATTGCTAAAACTTTGAAAACTAAACGCAAGACTAAAGATCTAGACCAGATCCACTCGGATATGAAGCCTGAGACTGCAGCCAAGCTACTAAATCAGGAGGTGGATTACGATGTGACAGGCTGTGCACAACATTACTGTTTACACTGCGC GAGGTATTTCATTGATATGAAAGCTTTGAAAGAGCACTTTAAAAGTAAAGTGCACAAAAAAAG GTTGAAACAGCTCAGAGAGGAGCCTTACACACAGGCAGAGGCAGAGAGAGCAGCGGGTATGGGTTCCTACATCCCTCCAAAAGTAGTTGAAGTGAAGACACAGCCCGTGGAAGAGGACATGGTTTAA
- the znf593 gene encoding zinc finger protein 593 isoform X1 — protein sequence MSLASLAAMGKCKTPGKPKSGKKIAKTLKTKRKTKDLDQIHSDMKPETAAKLLNQEVDYDVTGCAQHYCLHCARYFIDMKALKEHFKSKVHKKRLKQLREEPYTQAEAERAAGMGSYIPPKVVEVKTQPVEEDMV from the exons ATGAGTTTAG CAAGTCTTGCTGCCATGGGAAAGTGCAAAACGCCAGGAAAACCGAAGAGTGGCAAGAAAATTGCTAAAACTTTGAAAACTAAACGCAAGACTAAAGATCTAGACCAGATCCACTCGGATATGAAGCCTGAGACTGCAGCCAAGCTACTAAATCAGGAGGTGGATTACGATGTGACAGGCTGTGCACAACATTACTGTTTACACTGCGC GAGGTATTTCATTGATATGAAAGCTTTGAAAGAGCACTTTAAAAGTAAAGTGCACAAAAAAAG GTTGAAACAGCTCAGAGAGGAGCCTTACACACAGGCAGAGGCAGAGAGAGCAGCGGGTATGGGTTCCTACATCCCTCCAAAAGTAGTTGAAGTGAAGACACAGCCCGTGGAAGAGGACATGGTTTAA